A region of Thermotoga sp. Mc24 DNA encodes the following proteins:
- a CDS encoding GerMN domain-containing protein: MRKSVFVLVFLMASALFSVELKICYLNEDLLPIVKVTEGRDNPVLEIFEALSSPPEGLKTFVPEGVLRAYFFVGDYLILDFYGEKLKGMDFDSERYFLHQVLYTIFLNVKGVNNVYIIIDGKKRDVLAKHVDIRFSFPREVWEKWPIR; encoded by the coding sequence ATGAGGAAAAGTGTCTTTGTTCTTGTTTTTTTGATGGCATCCGCTCTTTTCTCCGTTGAACTGAAGATCTGTTATCTGAACGAAGATCTCCTTCCCATTGTGAAAGTTACGGAGGGAAGGGACAATCCTGTCCTCGAAATCTTCGAAGCGCTTTCTTCTCCACCCGAGGGATTGAAAACCTTCGTTCCAGAAGGTGTTCTGAGAGCGTACTTCTTTGTAGGTGACTACCTCATTCTCGATTTTTATGGAGAGAAATTGAAGGGAATGGACTTTGATTCGGAGAGGTACTTCCTCCATCAGGTGCTCTACACGATCTTTCTGAACGTGAAGGGTGTGAACAACGTGTACATCATAATAGATGGAAAGAAACGAGATGTTCTCGCGAAGCACGTGGACATCAGATTCAGCTTTCCAAGAGAGGTGTGGGAAAAGTGGCCGATACGCTGA
- a CDS encoding DUF4941 domain-containing protein, which produces MMRRLILLFAIFSVTLLAETITLDATLLNFDDLLKLLETHSRVFDVTPPSTGTVGSMRYLEYNGHVLANVEDLYILDNNKLPSSGVPVETLKLFGVDYVQTSEGVKIITCRVNSIEEIGRTVVVNFEGEKNFDVEQTQDSVRIIAKDWLLFRGVVKMPEEVLYEKENVRIERTAESDGQFRILLSAESLGKYVVKPFGERVDPYEKDVVFLVGYGDGRIIVRSFSKDLNGLDLPAYSESLKLARKIANELGYKLEECPVYDIPVGVVGMIVLLREKDEMPVFLDTIERLMAE; this is translated from the coding sequence TTGATGAGAAGGTTGATACTGCTCTTTGCTATCTTTTCTGTGACTTTGCTTGCGGAGACAATCACACTCGATGCGACTCTTTTGAATTTCGACGATCTGCTGAAGCTTCTGGAGACTCACTCCAGGGTGTTTGATGTCACCCCACCTTCTACAGGAACCGTGGGAAGTATGAGGTACCTCGAGTACAACGGCCACGTTCTTGCAAACGTTGAAGACCTCTACATACTCGACAACAACAAACTGCCGTCTTCTGGGGTCCCGGTGGAAACCTTGAAACTCTTCGGAGTGGATTACGTTCAAACCAGTGAAGGTGTGAAGATCATAACGTGCCGTGTGAACTCGATCGAAGAGATAGGAAGAACCGTCGTTGTGAACTTCGAGGGTGAGAAGAACTTCGACGTTGAACAAACTCAGGACTCTGTGAGAATCATTGCAAAAGATTGGCTCTTGTTCAGAGGAGTCGTTAAGATGCCCGAGGAGGTTCTCTACGAGAAAGAGAACGTCAGAATCGAAAGAACGGCTGAGAGTGATGGCCAGTTCAGAATTCTGTTGTCCGCCGAGTCGTTGGGAAAGTACGTTGTGAAACCCTTCGGTGAAAGGGTCGATCCGTACGAGAAAGATGTCGTTTTTCTCGTGGGTTACGGTGATGGAAGAATAATCGTGAGGAGCTTTTCGAAAGACCTGAACGGGCTGGATCTGCCTGCATATTCAGAATCTTTGAAGCTCGCAAGAAAGATAGCAAATGAGTTGGGCTACAAACTCGAAGAATGCCCCGTGTACGATATACCCGTTGGTGTTGTTGGGATGATCGTCCTTTTGAGGGAAAAAGACGAAATGCCCGTGTTTCTGGATACCATTGAGAGGCTGATGGCGGAATGA
- a CDS encoding tRNA (adenine-N1)-methyltransferase, whose protein sequence is MADTLKPGDRVLLSFEDESEFLVDLEKDKKLHTHLGIIDLNEVFEKGPGEIIRTSAGKKGYILIPSLIDEIMNMKRRTQIVYPKDSSFIAMMLDVKEGDRVIDTGVGSGAMCAVLARAVGSSGKVFAYERREEFAKLAESNLTKWGLIERVTIKVRDISEGFDEKDVDALFLDVPDPWNYIDKCWEALKGGGRFATVCPTTNQVQETLKKLQELPFIRIEVWESLFRPYKPVPERLRPVDRMVAHTAYMIFATKVCRREETE, encoded by the coding sequence GTGGCCGATACGCTGAAACCTGGAGACAGAGTACTGCTTTCTTTCGAGGATGAGAGTGAGTTTCTGGTCGATCTCGAGAAAGATAAAAAACTTCACACTCATCTCGGTATCATCGATTTGAACGAGGTGTTCGAGAAAGGTCCTGGAGAAATCATACGAACGTCCGCAGGAAAGAAGGGATACATTTTGATACCCAGCCTGATCGACGAGATCATGAACATGAAAAGAAGGACCCAGATAGTCTATCCAAAGGATTCATCTTTCATCGCGATGATGCTCGATGTGAAAGAGGGAGACAGGGTCATCGACACAGGTGTGGGAAGCGGAGCCATGTGCGCTGTGCTCGCGCGGGCCGTTGGAAGTTCAGGGAAAGTCTTCGCCTACGAGAGAAGAGAAGAGTTCGCAAAGCTCGCCGAAAGTAATCTAACGAAGTGGGGGTTGATAGAAAGAGTTACAATAAAGGTAAGGGACATCTCCGAAGGCTTCGATGAAAAAGATGTGGACGCTCTGTTCCTGGATGTTCCGGATCCGTGGAACTACATCGATAAGTGCTGGGAAGCTCTGAAAGGCGGAGGTAGGTTCGCAACCGTATGTCCAACAACAAACCAAGTCCAGGAAACCCTGAAAAAACTCCAGGAGCTTCCGTTCATAAGGATAGAAGTGTGGGAAAGTCTTTTCAGACCGTACAAACCAGTTCCGGAAAGACTGAGACCGGTGGATAGAATGGTTGCCCATACTGCGTACATGATATTCGCCACCAAAGTGTGCAGAAGGGAGGAAACAGAATGA